In Chroicocephalus ridibundus chromosome 2, bChrRid1.1, whole genome shotgun sequence, the DNA window ttttcttgggtAGCTCCTGGTAGCATAACAGGAAAATACGCCCTGAGACCTCACAGCCACGCAGGAAAAGGCGAAATAAATCGACCTTAAGTAGCCAATTTGAATTTCTGTTTTGCCAGAGATAAATTCTGTGGAACTTTGAAAATGctccttttttgtttaatttctgtaaaagaaaaggtgTATTAACTCATCTTTCCTAGGAAGTTAGCAATACTTTGTTATCTTAAGTACTTTAAATATTTGCTGACACCTGTACAGCTTCAGAgaacttttgtttctgtttccacAGAAAGAACCAACATGCAAAGTGGAAGGAAACCCGAAACTgctctttttacaaaaaaacgttggctttctgcctctttcacatgttttccttttgcttcgtAATGGAAGGAGCAGGATTATATGAATCACTGAGGCAAAGTTTGGGCATCACTGACTGAAGATAAGATGAAAGAAGACTTGAAAATATGTCGATACTCTATGACTATTAGTTCAGACGCACCTTTTACAAACAAAGGGGAATAGCGGTTAAAAGCACTGCAGTTTCATCAAAAGGAGCTAATGGATGAcctatgttgattttttttttattaatttttttttccttcctactcTCCCATGAGTCCtaaaagagaaagatggaaagagtGTGTATGGAAATTGAGATAAGGGGAAGGCTGAAGACAATAACTTCAGTTTTGAAGTCTGTTTTCCAAGTGCTGTAAATTCCCTATTTCATCAAATGCAACACATTGTTTTGAATAAATTATATAGTTTTGTGATCAGTGGAGTTTTTGTCAGCTCTAGAAGTGGAATTTGACCTgattgaaagctttttaaaaaagtaaatgcatGACTCCGATTCCTTTTTTCAAGTCAAGTTTTTCAAGTTATCAAGAGACGGTGTTTCAGTCTCTTACTGAGCGTTGTCAACCTGTGTTTTATATGTGTATCTTAGAGATtgtacttttttccttattttactaTTTATGCTGTAGTGTTGTGTTTGAGAAAAGTGAACTGACAAGACACCTGAGATTTAAATTTTCTACAGCCTTGTTATTTCAATGTTGTAGCGCAGATTGCAAGTAATTTGAGTATCTGTTAGAATGCACAGTACACGCTAagttttttctcctaaaaatatgCCTtaagatgttaatttttttactaACTGGGTCAAAGTTTGATATCTGAACATTGTGTTTTGTTAGGAAATGCatgcctggggaagaggagcagcctAATGGATCATGGCTCTGATGTTCATGGGGCATACTTTATTTCTAGCATTAACAATGTTTGCTGTCTTCGCTTTTGAAGAATCTGTAAGCAATTACTCTGATTGGGTgacttttacagaaaatgtagATCGGTATGAAAAAGAGCAACTTGAAGGTCTTAGTGCTGAGCAGAAGATGAAGAAACCAGTTCTTCATCCAAGCTTGTATTTCGACGCTGAAGAAGTCCAGGCACTGAGACAGAAGGCTCATACAAGCCATTCGCATCTATTTAGAGCCATCAGAAGTGTGGTGACGGTTATGCTATCCAACCCATCATACTACCTACCTCCACCCAAGCATGTTGATTTTGCTGCAAAGTGGAATGAGATTTATGGTAACAATCTGCCACCTCTAGCATTTTATTGTTTGCTGTGCCCTGAAGATAAAGCTGCGTTTGATTTTGCCCTGGAATATATGGATAGAATGGCTGGCTACAAAAACTGGTTGGTTGAGAATGCACCTGGAGATGAAGTGCCACTCGGCCACTCCCTAACAGGATTTGCCACTGCTTTTGACTTCTTGTATAATtcactggaaaaagagagaaggcaaAAATACCTGGAGAAGATATGGTCTGTAAGCGAGGAAATGTATGAGTACTCAAAGGTTCGTTCCTGGGGAAAGCAGCTTCTCCATAATCATCAAGCAACCAATATGCTTGCTTTGCTTATTGGGGCTTTAGTTGCAGGGGTGGACAAAGGATCTCAGGCAAATATTTGGAAACACACTGTTGTTGATGTGATGGAGAAAACAATGTTTCTGCTCAATCATATTGTAGACGGGTCTCTGGATGAGGGAGTAGCTTATGGGAGTTACACCGCCAAGTCAGTAACCCAGTATGTTTTCCTGGCCCAGCGCCACTTTGGTATTAACAACTTGGAGAATAACTGGCTCAAAATGCACTTTTGGTTTTACTATGCCACCCTGTTACCAGGCTTTCAGAGGACTGTGGGTGTAGCGGATTCTAATTACAACTGGTTTTATGGTCCTGAGAGCCAGCTGGTGTTCTTGGATAAGTTCATCATGAAGAATGGAGCTGGCAACTGGTTGGCACAGCAGATTAGAAAACACAGGCCCAAGGATGGGCCAATGGTGCCATCCACTGCACAGAGGTGGAGTACACTACACACTGAATTTATTTGGTACGCTGCCGAAATCACTCCTCAGCCACCTCCTGATTATGGTACTGCTAAAATGCACGTGTTTCCTAACTGGGGAGTTGTTACTTATGGGGCTGGATTGCCAAACAGTCAGACAAACACCTTTGTGTCCTTTAAGTCTGGAAAACTCGGTGGACGTGCTGTCTACGATATCGTTCACTTTCAACCGTATGCCTGGATTGATGGGTGGAGAAGTTTCAATCCCGGACATGAACATCCCGATCAGAACTCTTTCACTTTTGCTCCCAATGGACAGGTGTTTGTATCTGAGGCTCTCTATGGACCTAAACTCAGCCACCTGAACAATGTCTTGGTCTTTGCTCCATCTCCTACGAGCCAGTGCAACCAGCCTTGGGAGGGACAGCTTGGTGAGTGTGCCCAGTGGCTGAAGTGGATTGGTGACGAGGTTGGAGACTCAACTGGAGAAATTATAACAGCCTCCCAGGCTGGAGACATGATGTTTGTGAGTGGTGAGGCGGTATCTGCTTACACATCAGCAATGAAATTGAAAAGTGTGTATCGCGTTTTGCTGCTCTTAAATTCTCAGACATTGTTAGTAGTAGACCATATCGAGAAGGAGGAAGACTCTCCTGTTAATTCTGTCAGTGCCTTTTTTCATAATCTTGACATTGATTTTAAATACATACCTTATAAATTTAAGAACAAATACAATGGAGCTATGATGGATGTGTGGGATGCCCACTACAAGATGTTTTGGTTTGATCATCATGGGAGTAGTCCTGTTGCTAGGATACAGGAGGCAGAACAAGCTGCTGAATTCAAAAAACGATGGACTCAGTTTGTAAATGTTACCTTTCCAATGAAAAACACACTTACAAGGATTGTTTACCTTTTCTATGGCCCATATGTCAATGTTTCTAACTGCAGACTCATAGATAATGCAAAATCAGGATTTCAGATTTCGCTTAGTGTCAACAACACTGAAAATACCATCTCTGTTGTGACTGAATATCAGAATTTAAAGACAAGGTTGGATTACTTGGGATTTGGTGGTTTTGCCAAAGTAGTTCATGAAAACAAAGTGACAAAGTTTGGTCTAGGTACTGAATCTGtggaaaaacagataaaaaaacaTAGGGTGGGTTTCCCATTTGGATTTAAAGTAAACATAATTGCAGGGTTAATTTTGGGTGTTAGTTTGGTCATACTGGCTTTTCAATGGCGGTTTTACATATCCTTCAGTAAAATGTTGCGTTGGATCCTGATACTGGTTGTCACACTGTGGCTTATTGAATTGGTGGATGTGTGGAGCATGTGTACTCAGCCCATCTGTGCAAAATGGAGCAGTGACATGACAAAGCTAGAACATGATAAAGGCAATAAAGCCAAACAATTAGAAGGAAACCCTGTTGTTTTGCCAGATGTGATCATTACTTCACTTCCTGCTTCTGgagcagaaattttaaaacagctgtttttCAATACCAGTGACTTCTTATACATCAGAATACCTACACCCTATCTCGAAATTCCCGAGACTGAATTTGAAATTGATTCCTTTGTAGATCCATGTGAATGGAAGGTTTCTGATGTTCAGAACGGTCATTTTCGTCTTATCCAGGGGTGGCTCCAGTCTCTAGTTCGAGGCACAAAATTACATttacaaaacattaatttatatGAAACCAGCAGAAGTAAAGCTGCTCAGCATTCTGCCATAAGcaaggacaaaaggaaaagatcGAAAAAGAGAGAATCTCTGTCAGAGCAAAGAAGCAGGGCAAGAGGGAGTCAAGATAAAGATGCCGAATATATTAGGGAACTGAGAAGGCACCTCATCTATTATCCTAATGCACGACCTGTGCTTAGTTTAAGTAGTGGGAGCTGGACATTAAAGCTTCCCTTCTTTCAGGAAATCCTAGGACCATCAATGAGAGCATTATATGTAGTAAGGGACCCACGGGCATGGATCTATTCAATGTTGTACAAAAATAAGCCAAGCCTTTACTCCTTGAAAAATGTTCCACAACGCTTGGCTGCAATGTTTAAAGGGGAAAGTGGCAAAGGAAAATGTAGTTTAAATGAAGGCTATGCCTTTGAATATGAATCATTAAGAAAAGAACTTTCAAATTCTAATTCAAACGCAGTTTCTGTGTTGTCCTATTTATGGCTCACAAACACAGCAGCGGCACTGAGAATAAATGGGGACTTGCAGACAACAAATTATCAGCTGGTGAAGTTTGAAGATATTGTGAGCTTTCCTCAGAAGACGGCTGAaacaatttttgcctttcttggtattcctcttcctcctgctagCTTAAACCAAATATTATTTGCCACCTCCACCAGTCTTTTCTATCTTCCTTATGAAGGGGAAATTTCACCAAGTAGCATtcatgcatggaaaaaaaacatgccTCATGAAGAGATTAGACGGATTGAAGATATCTGTTCTTCTCTAATGGACCACTTAGGATACCCAAAGTTTGTAGAATAAATGCTGCCGGTCAGCAGAAATTTGCACTAATGATCTCCGACTCCCAATTTGTGGATAAATATTACAGAAGTTTGTTTATTCTTGTAAAATGTGTACAGTCTGCTACTTTCAGAgagattattttaagaaaaagatagtTGTTCTTGcaagtgtggggtttttgttttggtttggtttatttttttaaaaaaaccttgtaACTACTTTTGCTGCCTTTCAAAAAAAGCTGTGTGAGCCTTTGTAGAACTGCCAGCTGGGTACTCTATAGCTCAGGGGATTAGTAATAGAATATGGAGCTTTTCACCTCCAGCTCACCAGTTTGACTCCAGCTCAAGTGGTTAGCTCCTGAAAGTACTTACCATCTGATGATTGTAGGACAGCTTACATGAAATTAAACTGGTTAAACTGGCCCAGTTCCCAATGGTGATAATTAGCCCCCATGGGCAGGTTTACTGATGCATTCTGCCTGTGTCTCACTGGTCACTGTAGTGGTGCAAAACAGACATAAGCTGAGGCTTAAAGGCTGTGCAGCATCCCTTCAGCAGGAGGAAACAGCCAGAACATTTGAGTGAATCTAGTTCTTTATTTACAGTCTCAGCAGAAAGGCCTGGGACTGGAATGGACGTGGATATTGAATATCATTATAGGATATGGTTCTTTCAGCTCAGAGATGTGGCACTTAAATTGGGCTTTGTGCTTGAGGAAAGACTTTATTCTCCATGCCTGACAATGTGGTACCCTTTGTATCcggagaaaaagaaatggggcAAAATCTGAGAAACCAACAAGATCTCCCAAACTAGCAGTTATATTTGGAGAAGATTTTGTGTAGTTTTGACCTGCCTCAACCTAACTTAATTTTGAAGGTTAACATCTTGGTTCCTTGCACTGCTTTAGCTGATACCTCTTGTCTAAGAGATTCTgcaagcattttctctttttgagtGAGACTCTTCCATCCTTCTTTTTTGTAAcacatttctttgctgtttcttgtgCATAATTTCACTGAGACCAGTGCAAATATTTGATGATATTGTCAATGGCTTATTGTTGATGTCTGCATAAAATGGCAATTTGAGATTTAGAAGATCTTAAATAAATGTCCAGGTCTGTGTTGCTGAGGGATGTTTTGCTTCTCTGTATAATGGGTTTCTGAAGGACAACCATTGCTAACCTCAGGTCTTCTTTCAGAGAGGGGAGAAATCCAAAAGTCACCCATCCCTCAGCCACCTCACATTTGAGTGATGTTTCCCTGCAGTAAACTATTTCCAAAGTTGTCAGATTTTTATCATGATTTGTGTTTCTTTAACATGGTGCTGTAATATGATATTGGTTTGGAAACAGATAGGCTAGACAGGATAGATGTGTCTTTGTCACAGCTTATTTTCTTCTTGAGTTTGCGCATgcccattaagaaaaaaaattcccatttcccAATTTAACTTGCTCAGCATTCTTTGGAAATGCATGCATATTGTAAATGTCTGCAGATGTGTAAATCAGATCACAAAGAGACATCTGTTTCCTTTACCATCTGTTTTTTATTACAAATGGAATTGTCTTGAAATATGCCTCAGTTGGTTTGTGGAAGCTGGGATCAGAGTTTTGGCTTATTATATTGAAATATGCGTGTAATCACTGTTTATTTGGGTGGTAAGCA includes these proteins:
- the DSEL gene encoding dermatan-sulfate epimerase-like protein; the encoded protein is MALMFMGHTLFLALTMFAVFAFEESVSNYSDWVTFTENVDRYEKEQLEGLSAEQKMKKPVLHPSLYFDAEEVQALRQKAHTSHSHLFRAIRSVVTVMLSNPSYYLPPPKHVDFAAKWNEIYGNNLPPLAFYCLLCPEDKAAFDFALEYMDRMAGYKNWLVENAPGDEVPLGHSLTGFATAFDFLYNSLEKERRQKYLEKIWSVSEEMYEYSKVRSWGKQLLHNHQATNMLALLIGALVAGVDKGSQANIWKHTVVDVMEKTMFLLNHIVDGSLDEGVAYGSYTAKSVTQYVFLAQRHFGINNLENNWLKMHFWFYYATLLPGFQRTVGVADSNYNWFYGPESQLVFLDKFIMKNGAGNWLAQQIRKHRPKDGPMVPSTAQRWSTLHTEFIWYAAEITPQPPPDYGTAKMHVFPNWGVVTYGAGLPNSQTNTFVSFKSGKLGGRAVYDIVHFQPYAWIDGWRSFNPGHEHPDQNSFTFAPNGQVFVSEALYGPKLSHLNNVLVFAPSPTSQCNQPWEGQLGECAQWLKWIGDEVGDSTGEIITASQAGDMMFVSGEAVSAYTSAMKLKSVYRVLLLLNSQTLLVVDHIEKEEDSPVNSVSAFFHNLDIDFKYIPYKFKNKYNGAMMDVWDAHYKMFWFDHHGSSPVARIQEAEQAAEFKKRWTQFVNVTFPMKNTLTRIVYLFYGPYVNVSNCRLIDNAKSGFQISLSVNNTENTISVVTEYQNLKTRLDYLGFGGFAKVVHENKVTKFGLGTESVEKQIKKHRVGFPFGFKVNIIAGLILGVSLVILAFQWRFYISFSKMLRWILILVVTLWLIELVDVWSMCTQPICAKWSSDMTKLEHDKGNKAKQLEGNPVVLPDVIITSLPASGAEILKQLFFNTSDFLYIRIPTPYLEIPETEFEIDSFVDPCEWKVSDVQNGHFRLIQGWLQSLVRGTKLHLQNINLYETSRSKAAQHSAISKDKRKRSKKRESLSEQRSRARGSQDKDAEYIRELRRHLIYYPNARPVLSLSSGSWTLKLPFFQEILGPSMRALYVVRDPRAWIYSMLYKNKPSLYSLKNVPQRLAAMFKGESGKGKCSLNEGYAFEYESLRKELSNSNSNAVSVLSYLWLTNTAAALRINGDLQTTNYQLVKFEDIVSFPQKTAETIFAFLGIPLPPASLNQILFATSTSLFYLPYEGEISPSSIHAWKKNMPHEEIRRIEDICSSLMDHLGYPKFVE